One segment of Anastrepha obliqua isolate idAnaObli1 chromosome 3, idAnaObli1_1.0, whole genome shotgun sequence DNA contains the following:
- the LOC129240757 gene encoding cyclin-dependent kinase 1 gives MEDFQKIEKIGEGTYGVVYKGRNRVTGQIVAMKKIRLESDDEGIPSTAIREISLLRELKHPNIVCLEDVLMEENRLYLIFEFLSMDLKKYMDTLPPGKPMETELVRSYLYQITSAILFCHRRRVLHRDLKPQNLLIDKQGVIKVADFGLGRSFGIPVRIYTHEIVTLWYRAPEVLLGSQRYSCPVDVWSIGCIFAEMSTRKPLFQGDSEIDQLFRIFRILKTPTEETWPGVTTLPDYKSTFPCWSTNQLTNQLKNLNERGIDLIQKMLIYDPVHRISAKDILEHPYFDGFKLKIKNNEN, from the coding sequence ATGGAAGACTTTCAGAAAATAGAAAAGATTGGTGAAGGCACATACGGCGTGGTTTATAAGGGACGCAATCGTGTAACAGGACAAATAGTAGCGATGAAAAAAATTCGCCTGGAGTCTGACGATGAAGGAATACCATCGACAGCCATAAGGGAGATATCGTTGTTAAGAGAGCTGAAGCATCCAAACATTGTCTGTTTGGAAGATGTTCTAATGGAAGAAAACAGGTTATACCTAATCTTTGAATTTTTATCTATGGATTTAAAGAAATATATGGATACGTTGCCGCCAGGAAAACCAATGGAAACTGAGTTGGTGCGGAGTTATTTGTATCAAATAACAAGTGCAATTTTATTCTGTCACCGACGTAGAGTTCTTCATCGAGATCTGAAGCCTCAAAATTTGCTTATTGATAAACAGGGTGTAATAAAGGTAGCGGACTTTGGACTTGGTCGTTCTTTTGGTATCCCAGTTCGCATCTACACCCATGAAATTGTTACTCTCTGGTACAGAGCACCAGAAGTTTTATTGGGTTCACAACGATACTCTTGTCCAGTGGACGTTTGGTCCATTGGTTGCATATTCGCTGAAATGTCTACAAGGAAACCGCTTTTTCAAGGCGACTCAGaaattgatcaacttttccGGATATTCAGAATCTTAAAGACACCAACTGAGGAAACGTGGCCTGGAGTAACAACTTTACCAGATTATAAAAGTACCTTTCCATGTTGGTCGACAAATCAGCTTACTAACcagttaaaaaatttgaatgaacGAGGCATAGACTTGATTCAGAAAATGCTTATTTATGATCCTGTACATCGTATTTCTGCTAAAGACATTCTTGAGCATCCATATTTTGACGGGTTtaagttgaaaattaaaaacaatgaaaattag
- the LOC129240756 gene encoding monocarboxylate transporter 4: MGDTNTLGSGTRLRKFDRTDSEVACEEAARLTADLQEGTVSPDDDDDLSEYAELPPPPDGGYGWVICFASFMCNMIVDGIAYTFGIFLGEFVDYFGEGKGKVAWVGSLLSGVYLSAGPIVSALANKFGCRTVCIAGSVVGCIAFVLSTMSTSINMLMLTYGVIGGFGFGMIYLPAVVAVGYYFETKRSLATGIAVCGSGFGTFAFAPLATYLLQLYGWKNALLIFAGLILNCAIFGAMMRPLTYPKKKKVKPLMQRMYEEKQLQLERGSIVGSHFMVQLPDGTMERKMKMPLNADPGVHSSLNLELLAQQGTLQPVSTLPTITEAKVAEYQTGAQSPPTVDSNGQLDVRRSGGRRSHRNSETETSPYNSSDVMTRNASQPAFMADHQSLPKNGSVPSFNRVRKTSASERFQPSLAAIRASSRGDLDSNGVEMGFTSSKMSLSQRQDSGKMVRPMSRKDIFYSGSVTNLPQYQSQKSLTNYRNSVLSLTKYEKSMQSVRVHDPLAEAEKGRDQYDLCPCLAIPDSIKSVFNTMLDVSLLKDPVFMLIGISNIFGMAGLYVPFVYLVDAAKKDGIEEGSASFLLSIIGITNTFGRVICGYVADFPRVDSLFLNNVCLLVSTVAVTLTPLCSSYGAYVTMAVFFGAAISGYISLTSIILVDLLGLDKLTNAFGLLILFRGFAAIIGSPLAGAVYDATQSYDLPFYMAGGLFALSTITSFLAPCLKRCTTSDETPMQIDTLTPIDEEQGEEAEDEEDQPITIVPKIVKTLPSPQNEEAERRFLNEPNKTGAESKL, translated from the coding sequence atgggtGATACAAATACTCTGGGTTCCGGTACGCGTTTACGTAAATTCGATCGTACGGACAGTGAAGTTGCGTGTGAAGAAGCCGCCCGCCTGACCGCCGACCTGCAAGAGGGTACCGTCAGTCCGGACGACGATGACGACCTCAGTGAATATGCCGAGCTGCCACCACCGCCAGATGGTGGTTACGGTTGGGTTATCTGCTTCGCATCGTTTATGTGCAACATGATTGTTGACGGTATCGCGTACACGTTTGGCATATTCCTTGGTGAATTCGTCGATTATTTTGGTGAAGGCAAAGGTAAAGTGGCCTGGGTAGGCAGTCTATTGAGTGGTGTTTACCTGAGTGCTGGTCCGATTGTGTCCGCATTAGCGAATAAATTTGGTTGTCGCACGGTGTGCATCGCGGGTAGCGTTGTGGGATGCATTGCATTCGTGTTGAGCACGATGAGCACGTCCATCAATATGCTGATGTTGACGTATGGTGTGATCGGTGGTTTTGGCTTCGGTATGATTTATTTGCCAGCAGTTGTAGCCGTCGGTTACTACTTTGAAACAAAGCGTTCGTTGGCAACTGGTATTGCAGTGTGTGGCTCAGGTTTTGGTACTTTTGCCTTCGCGCCATTGGCTACGTACTTGTTGCAGCTGTACGGCTGGAAGAATGCGCTGCTCATCTTTGCTGGGCTCATTTTGAATTGCGCCATTTTCGGTGCTATGATGCGCCCGCTCACCTACCCCAAAAAGAAGAAGGTCAAACCCCTCATGCAGCGTATGTACGAGGAAAAGCAGTTGCAATTAGAACGCGGCTCAATTGTTGGTTCGCACTTCATGGTACAATTACCAGATGGCACGATGGAACGCAAAATGAAAATGCCACTGAACGCCGATCCTGGAGTGCACTCCAGTCTCAACTTAGAGCTGCTCGCACAACAGGGCACTCTACAACCCGTTTCAACCCTACCAACCATCACCGAAGCGAAAGTTGCCGAATATCAAACTGGAGCCCAGAGCCCGCCAACTGTGGATAGCAACGGTCAATTGGATGTGAGGCGTAGCGGTGGCAGGCGATCGCATCGCAACTCCGAAACTGAAACCAGCCCCTACAACTCGTCAGACGTAATGACTCGCAACGCCTCACAGCCCGCCTTTATGGCTGATCATCAAAGTCTTCCAAAGAATGGTTCGGTGCCTTCCTTTAACCGCGTACGCAAAACATCAGCCAGTGAACGTTTTCAACCATCCTTGGCAGCCATTCGCGCATCATCACGCGGTGATCTCGACAGCAATGGTGTAGAAATGGGTTTTACCTCATCGAAAATGTCACTTTCACAACGTCAGGATAGTGGCAAAATGGTTAGACCGATGTCACGTAAAGATATTTTCTATTCGGGATCCGTTACAAATCTGCCACAATACCAATCGCAGAAGTCGCTCACTAACTATCGCAATTCCGTTCTATCGCTAACCAAGTATGAGAAGAGCATGCAAAGCGTGCGTGTGCATGATCCCCTAGCCGAAGCGGAAAAAGGACGAGACCAATACGATCTGTGCCCATGCCTCGCCATACCCGACTCCATCAAATCCGTTTTCAATACAATGTTGGACGTCAGCCTGCTTAAGGACCCAGTTTTCATGCTCATCGGCATCTCCAACATATTCGGCATGGCGGGACTGTATGTGCCATTTGTGTATCTGGTGGATGCGGCAAAAAAGGACGGCATTGAAGAAGGTTCAGCATCGTTTCTACTCTCAATTATCGGCATAACAAACACATTTGGCAGAGTAATTTGCGGCTATGTAGCAGATTTCCCCAGAGTCGACTCGCTATTTCTCAACAATGTTTGCCTACTAGTTTCGACTGTTGCTGTGACATTAACGCCGCTGTGTTCTTCCTACGGTGCCTATGTGACCATGGCCGTTTTCTTTGGTGCCGCTATCTCCGGCTACATTTCGCTGACGTCAATTATTCTAGTCGATCTACTGGGCCTTGACAAGCTCACCAACGCATTTGGGCTGCTCATTTTATTCAGAGGTTTTGCCGCCATCATTGGATCGCCACTCGCAGGCGCCGTTTACGATGCAACACAAAGCTACGATTTGCCATTCTACATGGCTGGTGGATTATTCGCGCTATCTACCATCACAAGTTTCTTAGCACCCTGCCTAAAGCGATGCACCACCTCCGATGAAACACCGATGCAAATTGATACACTCACGCCCATTGACGAAGAGCAAGGCGAAGAAGCAGAGGACGAGGAGGACCAACCCATAACCATTGTaccaaaaattgtgaaaacccTACCCAGCCCACAAAACGAAGAAGCAGAAAGGAGATTTTTAAATGAACCCAACAAAACTGGCGCGGAATCGAAGTTATAA
- the LOC129240537 gene encoding uncharacterized protein LOC129240537, with product MKVREVPEDRLAEEEEKRLANATPEEKLAEKLRCKLAQYKESPHFPVRLRFSVYHMCELILMAIRNTLPTMQKTSCKYC from the exons ATGAAGGTGCGCGAAGTACCAGAGGAC CGattagcagaggaagaggagaaacGTTTAGCTAATGCAACACCTGAAGAAAAGTTAGCTGAAAAACTGCGCTGCAAACTGGCGCAATACAAAGAGTCGCCACATTTCCCAGTTCGTTTAAGATTTAGTGTGTACCATATGTGTGAGTT GATATTGATGGCTATCAGAAATACTTTACCGACTATGCAGAAGACTTCATGTAAATACTGTTGA